A genome region from Ptiloglossa arizonensis isolate GNS036 chromosome 4, iyPtiAriz1_principal, whole genome shotgun sequence includes the following:
- the LOC143145215 gene encoding uncharacterized protein LOC143145215: MWWIARETRRISTGTYGETRGPWKAVVLLVVGGSDLDRPTYLARTFRRAYRVEKDISEPGQWRFVRLHKRDSFVESFYPYLEDLSIPIIEVYFHFEAPVRGKFPGIDSRFEVYSIGLLHSIHGRF, translated from the exons ATGTGGTGGATCGCACGAGAAACACGGCGaatatc TACGGGGACGTACGGCGAGACGCGTGGACCGTGGAAAGCGGTAGTTTTGCTTGTGGTGGGGGGGAGCGACCTTGATCGGCCAACATATCTGGCGCGGACCTTCCGCCGTGCGTATCGCGTTGAGAAGGATATATCAGAGCCTGGTCAATGGCGGTTCGTTCGACTCCACAAacgcgattctttcgtcgagtcGTTCTACCCTTATCTCGAGGATCTCTCGATTCCTATTATCGAGGTCTATTTCCATTTCGAGGCTCCGGTGCGTGGAAAATTTCCCGGAATCGATTCCCGTTTCGAGGTCTATTCGATTGGCCTACTTCACTCTATTCACGGTAGATTTTGA